The following coding sequences are from one Gimesia chilikensis window:
- a CDS encoding bifunctional folylpolyglutamate synthase/dihydrofolate synthase, protein MGVLAERYQQSLDFLFGRLNYERMGSSKYSTQDFKLSRMEELLNRLGNPQNRVPTIHVAGTKGKGSTSVMMAEMLSAAGYRVGLFTSPHVTRYEERILVNGQQLEPEELVELVSELSQVVVQMDQAENGLSPTFFELTTALAWMQFARQSVDFAVMEVGLGGRLDSTNVCSPLVTVITNISYDHTALLGNTIEQITREKAGIIKAGIPVFSGVTQPEAIAVLEEISQEKQAPLYLMQRDFSGTSVEAAEVPVLSAATGLPCQQVEVQTPWSRLEQIPVSLLGAHQAINATLAVTVLDYLRQQGVEIPLDLLRKGMADLKWPARIELVQKQPPVVLDTAHNGASIQALVDTLSAGFTEPDRVLIFAVTRDKDVQEMLRALLPHFQTVILTQYLSNPRRIPVEELHEITRSMQEEIGDTSELVVTTSPEAAWSRARSEATDKTLICVTGSFFIAAEMRELLLGKTDEVLLSGTC, encoded by the coding sequence ATGGGAGTCTTGGCAGAAAGATACCAGCAGAGCCTGGACTTTCTATTTGGTCGTCTCAATTATGAACGGATGGGGAGCAGCAAGTATTCCACCCAGGATTTCAAATTGAGCCGAATGGAGGAGTTATTGAATCGTCTGGGGAATCCTCAGAATCGGGTCCCCACGATTCATGTCGCCGGAACCAAAGGAAAAGGTTCTACTTCGGTAATGATGGCAGAAATGCTTTCAGCAGCCGGCTATCGCGTGGGACTGTTTACTTCTCCACATGTGACGCGCTACGAAGAACGGATTCTGGTCAATGGCCAGCAGCTGGAGCCGGAAGAACTGGTAGAGCTGGTAAGTGAGCTTTCCCAGGTCGTTGTGCAAATGGACCAGGCAGAGAATGGTCTGAGCCCGACATTTTTTGAGCTGACGACCGCTCTGGCCTGGATGCAGTTTGCCCGTCAGTCGGTTGACTTCGCGGTCATGGAAGTCGGTCTGGGAGGTCGACTGGATTCGACGAATGTCTGTTCGCCTCTGGTGACAGTCATTACGAATATCAGCTACGATCACACCGCTCTGCTGGGCAATACAATCGAACAGATCACCCGTGAAAAAGCGGGGATTATCAAAGCGGGGATTCCAGTCTTCAGTGGTGTCACCCAGCCTGAGGCGATTGCCGTGCTGGAGGAAATCAGCCAGGAGAAACAGGCTCCGCTCTATTTAATGCAGCGGGATTTTTCCGGAACGTCAGTGGAAGCAGCTGAAGTGCCGGTACTGTCTGCGGCAACCGGGCTTCCCTGTCAGCAGGTTGAAGTGCAAACCCCCTGGTCCAGGCTGGAACAGATTCCAGTGAGCCTGCTGGGGGCGCATCAGGCAATCAATGCGACTCTGGCGGTGACCGTTCTGGACTATCTGCGTCAACAGGGAGTCGAGATCCCGTTGGATCTGTTACGTAAAGGGATGGCAGACCTGAAATGGCCAGCCCGCATTGAACTGGTGCAGAAGCAACCTCCCGTTGTTCTGGACACCGCACATAATGGCGCGTCGATACAGGCTTTGGTTGATACACTGTCGGCCGGTTTTACTGAACCGGACCGGGTGCTGATTTTCGCGGTCACGCGGGACAAGGATGTGCAGGAGATGCTGAGAGCACTGCTGCCTCATTTCCAGACAGTGATCCTGACACAATATCTTTCCAACCCGCGGCGGATTCCTGTAGAGGAACTGCATGAGATCACTCGATCGATGCAAGAGGAGATCGGGGATACGTCTGAACTGGTCGTGACTACCAGTCCCGAAGCCGCCTGGTCGCGCGCCAGATCAGAAGCGACTGATAAAACTTTGATCTGTGTGACGGGTTCGTTTTTTATCGCAGCAGAGATGCGGGAACTGCTTCTCGGTAAAACCGATGAAGTGCTGCTGTCCGGAACCTGTTAG
- a CDS encoding type II and III secretion system protein family protein — MLAFNKFFKVHGLSLCLALVFSLIGATAYSQNEPPVPPVPPGASEPVVQVSSEQMKLEVTEKFSKILKFPGKIKRVDGFDPTVLNVTALTPNEIRVQALVPGVTTLVITDENGKIYSVETFVSGDARHLQAYLKELFPRSSVTAIKVQDSVVLRGWVTEPEAITEMVEIAEQFFPNGVLNQMKLAGVQQVLLKVKIMEVQRSKIRQLGVNWLFLNQSGYVYSNPGSLVPLTGISVPFGGPPALTASQQLLGNATMGFGLVGDNSIFQAFIEALKQEALLKILAEPELVTTSGRPANLLSGGEFPILVPQSLGTVTIEWREFGVRMEAVPIVLGNGRLRLEVQPEVSERDFSNAVQVSGTTVPGLTVRRANTAVEMNFGETMVIAGLISSRKTAETSKTPFLGELPVVGAAFRRVRYTEGETELVIMVTPELVSPLKSGQIPPGGPGRFTATPTDRELYGDGVLEVPSYGDKCPDCRYSVPGPISPESMMQMEDNVLPPASRSQMPPPPAPPTIQSEVIHKPAMSPEELKALQEQQKMQQAPAKPVAGAQGMKVPDLTEGKQGQWKAKQKPGNPAPAPKPGTLSTPPKGQPGLIGPGG, encoded by the coding sequence ATGCTGGCCTTCAACAAATTCTTCAAAGTTCATGGACTCTCACTCTGTCTGGCGCTGGTCTTCAGTCTGATCGGTGCCACGGCGTATTCTCAGAACGAACCACCCGTTCCACCCGTTCCGCCCGGAGCCAGTGAGCCGGTTGTCCAGGTTTCATCCGAGCAGATGAAACTGGAAGTGACCGAAAAGTTCTCTAAGATTCTGAAATTTCCCGGCAAGATTAAGCGTGTCGACGGCTTCGACCCCACGGTTTTGAATGTCACCGCACTGACTCCCAACGAGATTCGAGTGCAGGCTCTGGTGCCAGGTGTGACCACTCTGGTCATTACTGACGAAAACGGAAAGATCTATTCTGTAGAAACCTTCGTCAGTGGCGATGCCCGTCACCTGCAGGCCTATCTTAAAGAGCTCTTTCCCCGCTCTTCCGTCACCGCAATCAAAGTCCAGGATTCGGTTGTGCTGCGAGGCTGGGTGACTGAGCCTGAAGCGATTACCGAAATGGTCGAAATCGCAGAACAGTTTTTTCCCAACGGCGTTTTGAATCAGATGAAACTGGCTGGTGTGCAGCAGGTTCTGCTGAAAGTCAAAATCATGGAAGTGCAACGTTCCAAGATTCGGCAACTGGGCGTGAACTGGCTGTTCCTGAACCAGAGCGGATATGTTTACAGTAACCCGGGGTCACTGGTACCGTTAACAGGGATTTCCGTCCCCTTCGGCGGTCCACCTGCTCTGACAGCTTCCCAGCAGCTGCTGGGGAATGCCACTATGGGCTTTGGTCTCGTTGGCGATAACAGCATCTTCCAGGCCTTCATCGAAGCGTTAAAACAGGAGGCCTTACTGAAAATTCTAGCGGAACCAGAACTGGTTACCACCAGTGGTCGCCCTGCTAACCTGCTGTCTGGTGGTGAATTTCCGATTCTCGTACCTCAGAGTCTGGGGACGGTGACCATTGAATGGCGTGAGTTTGGTGTTCGCATGGAAGCAGTTCCCATCGTACTGGGAAATGGACGTCTGCGACTCGAAGTTCAACCTGAAGTCAGTGAACGTGACTTTTCTAACGCGGTACAGGTTTCCGGAACTACGGTCCCCGGTCTGACTGTGCGGCGGGCCAATACTGCTGTGGAAATGAACTTTGGTGAGACCATGGTCATCGCTGGTCTGATCTCCAGCCGAAAAACGGCAGAGACTTCCAAGACTCCCTTCCTGGGCGAACTACCTGTCGTGGGGGCTGCATTCCGCCGGGTACGGTATACGGAAGGCGAAACGGAACTCGTGATCATGGTGACGCCGGAACTGGTCTCGCCGCTGAAATCGGGACAGATTCCTCCGGGAGGACCGGGGCGGTTCACCGCGACACCAACCGATCGCGAACTGTATGGAGATGGAGTGCTGGAAGTTCCCAGTTATGGAGACAAATGTCCTGACTGCCGCTATTCAGTGCCTGGGCCGATCAGTCCTGAGTCTATGATGCAGATGGAAGATAATGTACTGCCACCCGCTTCCCGGTCGCAGATGCCGCCTCCCCCTGCCCCACCGACGATCCAGTCTGAGGTGATTCATAAGCCAGCGATGTCTCCTGAGGAACTGAAGGCTCTGCAGGAACAGCAGAAGATGCAACAGGCTCCCGCGAAACCAGTCGCCGGCGCTCAGGGGATGAAAGTCCCTGACCTGACCGAGGGGAAGCAGGGACAGTGGAAGGCAAAGCAGAAACCGGGAAATCCCGCACCAGCTCCTAAACCGGGGACTTTAAGTACACCACCCAAAGGACAGCCTGGTTTAATTGGACCGGGGGGCTAG
- a CDS encoding AAA family ATPase has product MSGVVRLSIIDPNEATRNELKNMLIGVDMVWLEAECSRYEFFTEVVSQTKPDIALISLDANPELALNLIAQVTRDLPSCSVIVVSSSQEGSLILRAMRNGAKEFLGFPLVLEDFLSALNRIQISSGKSEGGEHKAPRSSQVITVAGVSGGVGCTSLAINLACCLASNEHNSVAVIDLDLALGDTDVWLDIIPDYTIQDVAENISRLDYSLLKRSLTKHNCGAFLLPRPVQMDMSTQINTDVLRRIIALLRATFTHLVIDVSKSYNSLDLAAMELSDSVLLTAQLDLPCLRNVVRLSQFFDNHDQIADKVKVVMNRLGLEDTQISINKALETIGREIFAQIPNDYATMVESRNNGVPLVLQAPKAKLTRSIMQLAAHVGGDSLTHDEDSAAKKKKSLFGFLNHSK; this is encoded by the coding sequence ATGAGTGGAGTAGTTCGACTATCAATTATTGATCCGAATGAGGCGACGCGCAATGAGCTGAAAAACATGCTGATTGGTGTCGATATGGTCTGGCTCGAGGCTGAGTGCAGTCGATATGAATTCTTCACCGAAGTGGTCTCACAGACCAAGCCGGACATTGCTCTGATTTCTCTGGATGCAAATCCTGAACTGGCACTGAACCTGATTGCCCAGGTGACCCGTGACCTGCCCAGTTGCAGTGTTATCGTGGTCAGCAGCTCGCAGGAAGGCAGCCTGATCCTGCGTGCCATGCGAAACGGGGCCAAAGAGTTCCTGGGCTTCCCGCTGGTACTGGAAGACTTCCTGTCTGCGCTGAATCGTATCCAGATCTCTTCGGGAAAATCAGAAGGTGGCGAGCACAAAGCGCCTCGTTCCAGTCAGGTCATTACCGTGGCTGGAGTGAGTGGCGGTGTGGGCTGTACTTCACTGGCCATCAATCTGGCCTGCTGTCTGGCGAGCAACGAACACAACAGCGTTGCGGTGATTGACCTGGATCTCGCACTGGGAGATACGGATGTCTGGCTGGATATTATTCCCGATTACACAATTCAGGATGTGGCAGAGAACATTTCCCGGCTGGATTATTCGTTGCTGAAACGATCATTGACCAAACATAACTGCGGTGCGTTTCTGTTGCCACGGCCCGTGCAGATGGATATGTCCACCCAAATCAATACGGACGTACTCAGGCGAATTATTGCCCTGCTGCGGGCTACATTCACCCATCTGGTGATCGACGTCAGCAAGAGCTATAACAGTCTCGACCTGGCTGCGATGGAACTTTCCGATTCCGTTTTATTGACAGCACAGCTGGACCTGCCCTGCTTACGGAATGTGGTACGTCTTTCCCAGTTCTTCGACAACCATGATCAGATTGCTGACAAAGTGAAGGTGGTCATGAATCGTCTGGGGCTGGAAGATACACAGATCAGTATCAACAAAGCCCTGGAAACGATCGGTCGCGAGATTTTCGCGCAGATCCCCAACGATTACGCCACAATGGTTGAATCCCGAAATAATGGAGTTCCGTTGGTTCTGCAGGCCCCCAAGGCCAAGCTGACCCGCAGTATTATGCAGCTGGCTGCACACGTGGGTGGAGACAGCCTGACCCATGATGAAGACTCAGCCGCGAAGAAGAAAAAGAGTCTCTTTGGGTTCCTGAATCATTCCAAGTAG
- a CDS encoding Flp family type IVb pilin, giving the protein MKNLTKSIKNFLVSEDGPTAVEYAVMLALIVIVCLTAIQAVGTNANAKFEQVRDALT; this is encoded by the coding sequence ATGAAGAATCTGACAAAGAGCATCAAGAATTTCCTGGTATCAGAAGATGGTCCTACAGCTGTTGAATACGCTGTCATGCTGGCTCTGATCGTCATCGTTTGTCTGACTGCCATCCAGGCTGTTGGTACAAACGCCAATGCGAAATTCGAACAGGTTCGTGACGCGTTGACCTAA
- a CDS encoding A24 family peptidase, producing the protein MDWHQLLLENWHVKFVSIVLIYAAYIDGKELRVPNWITYPMVLSGLVYMTWTGGLAGLGWGLLGMAVGLATLLPLYSVGGMGAGDVKLMAGIGAWLGVKITFYAFCVTTVVGAVMAVGMVLYRKSFYKHLGQAIVILDEWRSVKNPRELSRIAKERKPTMYLLPYGIPICIGSIAYFFYAGLL; encoded by the coding sequence ATGGATTGGCATCAGTTACTTCTCGAGAATTGGCATGTTAAGTTTGTTTCCATCGTCTTGATTTACGCTGCTTACATTGATGGTAAAGAACTGCGGGTTCCGAACTGGATTACCTATCCGATGGTTCTCTCTGGTCTGGTCTACATGACCTGGACCGGTGGTTTGGCTGGCCTGGGCTGGGGACTGCTGGGGATGGCTGTCGGACTGGCTACCCTGCTCCCGCTGTATAGCGTTGGTGGCATGGGCGCGGGGGATGTGAAACTGATGGCCGGCATCGGTGCCTGGCTGGGGGTGAAAATCACCTTCTATGCGTTCTGTGTGACAACCGTTGTGGGAGCCGTGATGGCTGTCGGCATGGTGCTTTACCGTAAGAGCTTTTACAAGCACCTCGGGCAGGCAATCGTGATCCTGGACGAATGGCGTTCCGTGAAGAACCCACGGGAACTGTCGCGGATTGCTAAAGAACGCAAGCCTACCATGTACCTGCTGCCTTACGGGATTCCGATCTGCATCGGATCGATCGCTTACTTCTTCTATGCCGGCCTGCTGTAA
- the cpaB gene encoding Flp pilus assembly protein CpaB has product MKLKSLMMLVVAVGCGLVAMLGVRQVLNRDNQKEEVKRANVLVTISEIAPGTPLTESNVKFKSWPIDQIPEGSVTKLEEYKERSIKTRAVPGEIVMKAKLSEQGVRGASVEIPEGKRVFTTSVDMTKTHSGLILPGDFVDVYVTFTARKQQGGLSTITKVILERVKIFATDHLTDVGGTESNQVKSKNISLLLSPREGAILKLAEKKGEVHLALRSQSDDSDTEDVQFDDQELAEVFSIDGSEYLQDDEETQGDVKEDKQPVAKKSQENTKSAKEFLDQQQEPQMMTSAEVEVEPMEEEKKMWQIEIYSGEEKIVQEVELLEEELSDQQAALKNLWDSFTKRQKQKIN; this is encoded by the coding sequence ATGAAACTGAAGTCATTGATGATGTTGGTAGTCGCAGTTGGCTGTGGTTTAGTTGCGATGTTGGGCGTCCGACAGGTCCTGAATCGGGATAATCAAAAGGAAGAGGTCAAACGAGCAAATGTGCTGGTGACCATTTCCGAGATTGCTCCCGGGACACCCCTGACGGAATCCAATGTGAAATTTAAATCATGGCCCATTGATCAAATACCAGAAGGCTCAGTTACAAAGCTGGAAGAATATAAAGAGCGCTCAATTAAAACCCGGGCCGTTCCTGGCGAAATCGTGATGAAAGCGAAGCTCAGTGAACAAGGTGTAAGGGGCGCATCAGTTGAGATTCCAGAAGGAAAACGGGTCTTTACAACATCGGTCGATATGACCAAAACACACAGTGGTTTGATACTCCCGGGTGACTTTGTTGATGTGTATGTGACATTCACGGCGCGAAAGCAACAGGGGGGATTGTCGACCATCACTAAAGTAATTCTGGAACGCGTCAAGATCTTCGCCACGGATCATCTCACTGACGTTGGTGGAACCGAAAGCAATCAGGTCAAGTCCAAGAACATATCATTACTGCTCTCTCCCCGTGAAGGAGCAATTCTGAAACTGGCTGAGAAAAAAGGAGAAGTTCACCTCGCTCTGCGGTCGCAATCAGATGATTCCGACACTGAGGACGTTCAGTTTGACGATCAGGAACTGGCAGAGGTCTTTTCAATTGATGGCAGTGAATATCTGCAGGATGATGAAGAGACACAGGGCGATGTAAAAGAAGACAAACAGCCTGTTGCCAAGAAGTCACAGGAGAACACGAAGTCGGCAAAAGAGTTTCTCGATCAACAGCAGGAGCCTCAGATGATGACCTCTGCTGAAGTCGAAGTCGAGCCGATGGAAGAAGAGAAGAAAATGTGGCAGATTGAGATTTATTCAGGTGAAGAAAAAATTGTTCAGGAAGTGGAACTGCTGGAAGAGGAACTGAGTGACCAGCAGGCAGCTCTGAAAAATCTGTGGGATTCGTTTACGAAAAGACAGAAACAGAAAATCAATTGA
- a CDS encoding glycosyltransferase family 2 protein, which produces MLDSSTSPDSNQSVAVPVFAPDSAEMMAQFQNLEPLLAEIEQAYTPQTDTPPASAEPVPTTGKTVVVMPAYNAASTLLKTLADLPQDVVDEIILVDDGSTDPTVDLALREGLTVIRHKENRGYGGNQKTCYQYALEHGAEYIVMLHPDYQYDSRVVGLAVELLKLDICDVVLGSRIRTRKEALAGGMPAWKYLTNRMLTITENIALGQNLGDFHSGFRAYRREVLETIPFERNSNDFVFDSQFLAQAVHFQFRMGDIPVPVRYFPEASSINFRRCVKYGICTLAVLARFWAQRLRIRPSKIFFSKQTDSDTENREQLQQASQKKAGTPEN; this is translated from the coding sequence GTGCTCGATTCATCCACCAGTCCTGATAGTAACCAGAGTGTCGCCGTCCCCGTCTTTGCACCTGACAGCGCCGAGATGATGGCCCAGTTCCAAAACCTGGAACCACTGCTGGCCGAAATCGAACAGGCCTACACTCCACAGACTGATACGCCACCGGCTTCGGCGGAACCAGTTCCCACGACGGGCAAGACCGTCGTCGTCATGCCGGCCTATAATGCCGCTTCAACATTACTCAAAACACTCGCTGATCTGCCACAGGATGTCGTCGACGAAATCATCCTGGTTGATGACGGCAGTACAGACCCCACCGTGGATCTCGCTCTGCGGGAAGGGCTCACGGTCATCAGACATAAAGAAAACCGGGGTTATGGAGGGAACCAGAAGACCTGTTACCAGTATGCCCTGGAGCATGGCGCCGAATACATCGTCATGCTGCACCCCGACTATCAGTACGACAGTCGCGTAGTGGGACTCGCCGTAGAGTTACTCAAGCTGGATATCTGTGACGTCGTACTGGGTTCGCGGATCCGCACACGTAAGGAAGCCCTCGCGGGAGGCATGCCGGCCTGGAAATATCTGACGAATCGAATGCTGACCATTACCGAAAACATTGCCCTGGGTCAGAACCTGGGAGATTTTCACAGCGGTTTCCGTGCCTATCGCAGGGAAGTTCTGGAAACAATTCCATTCGAACGGAATTCCAATGACTTCGTCTTCGACAGCCAGTTCCTGGCACAGGCTGTTCACTTTCAGTTCCGCATGGGAGACATACCGGTTCCGGTCCGCTATTTTCCGGAAGCTTCGAGTATCAACTTCCGCCGTTGTGTAAAGTACGGCATCTGCACACTGGCGGTGCTGGCTCGGTTCTGGGCACAACGACTGCGAATTCGTCCCTCAAAAATCTTCTTCAGTAAACAGACCGATTCAGACACTGAGAATCGCGAGCAACTCCAGCAGGCTTCACAAAAAAAGGCAGGCACGCCGGAAAATTAA
- a CDS encoding divalent metal cation transporter: MTDEAGNSRIEQDRQLILDAKQRGTGAKLLAYTKLSGPGWLQSAITLGGGSLAGGLYLGILSGYHLMWLQPLAMIMGVIMLSAIGYVALSTKERPFTAINTHINPVLGWGWAIATLMANLVWCMPQYALGTAALQQNLAPELFTNDDSGKILAVAMMFVLSGIVIWFYDSGGWGIKLFEGILKILVGIVVICFFGVVIKMSVSTNDLDWAKILAGYIPNFSLFNNPSPEFAGVLSEAGQYADYWKNLIVGNQQKVMITAAATAVGINMTFLLPYSMRAKGWDKDFRGLAMFDLSTGLFVPFVLATSCVVIAAASQFHAKPAAGLLGEKDEQGQVVKADPGLLGQYHKLLDSRIQAEVSPAEWKELSSDQQALEQKRDAIPLPERKLAAMLVNRDAFQLASALKPLAGATVSQLVFGIGVLSMAVSTIIILMLINGFVFCEMLGVEPKGMYHRIGCFMPAITGSVGSFFWKGDAKAWLAVPTSMFGMVLLPIAYLTFFFMMNSKQILGERIPTGGKRVVWNIAMGIATLLATFGSLFSIKSSSFAGYGFTALGIFIGLAIVVHFVRQPAPVEQPPAAE, encoded by the coding sequence ATGACAGACGAAGCAGGCAATTCCCGGATTGAACAAGATCGCCAGTTAATTCTGGATGCCAAACAGCGTGGTACGGGAGCCAAGTTACTGGCATACACAAAACTTTCCGGTCCTGGCTGGTTGCAGAGTGCAATCACCCTGGGGGGCGGGTCGCTGGCTGGCGGTCTCTACCTGGGTATTCTCTCTGGTTATCACCTGATGTGGCTGCAGCCACTGGCGATGATCATGGGCGTGATCATGTTGAGTGCCATTGGTTACGTGGCACTCTCCACCAAAGAACGCCCCTTCACGGCGATCAATACACACATTAACCCGGTTCTGGGTTGGGGCTGGGCGATTGCGACCCTGATGGCCAACCTGGTCTGGTGTATGCCTCAGTATGCACTGGGAACCGCGGCACTCCAGCAGAACCTGGCTCCCGAACTCTTTACCAATGATGACAGCGGGAAAATCTTAGCGGTCGCGATGATGTTTGTTCTTTCCGGGATTGTGATCTGGTTCTACGATTCGGGCGGATGGGGCATCAAGCTGTTTGAAGGGATTTTGAAGATCCTGGTCGGGATCGTGGTGATCTGCTTCTTTGGTGTGGTCATTAAGATGAGCGTTTCCACAAACGATCTGGACTGGGCCAAGATTCTGGCAGGCTACATTCCCAATTTCAGTCTGTTTAATAATCCCTCTCCTGAGTTTGCGGGTGTTTTATCCGAAGCCGGACAATATGCCGATTACTGGAAAAACCTGATCGTCGGCAATCAGCAGAAGGTGATGATCACAGCGGCAGCGACAGCCGTCGGTATCAATATGACCTTCCTGTTACCCTACTCCATGCGGGCCAAAGGCTGGGACAAGGACTTCCGTGGTCTGGCAATGTTCGACCTCTCGACCGGTCTGTTTGTGCCATTCGTTCTGGCGACCAGTTGTGTTGTGATCGCAGCTGCTTCCCAGTTCCACGCGAAACCGGCGGCGGGCCTGCTGGGAGAAAAAGACGAACAGGGACAGGTTGTTAAAGCCGATCCCGGTCTGCTGGGACAGTACCATAAGCTGCTGGACAGCCGGATTCAGGCGGAAGTTTCTCCCGCAGAGTGGAAGGAACTGTCGAGCGATCAACAGGCACTGGAGCAGAAGCGGGATGCCATTCCCCTGCCGGAACGGAAGCTGGCTGCAATGCTGGTCAACCGAGATGCCTTCCAGCTGGCTTCTGCTCTGAAACCACTGGCGGGAGCCACTGTCTCACAGCTGGTTTTCGGGATCGGCGTGTTATCGATGGCCGTTTCCACCATCATCATTCTGATGTTGATCAACGGTTTCGTATTCTGCGAAATGCTGGGAGTAGAACCCAAAGGGATGTACCACCGGATTGGCTGTTTCATGCCGGCGATTACGGGGTCAGTTGGCTCCTTCTTCTGGAAAGGGGATGCCAAGGCCTGGCTGGCAGTACCCACTTCGATGTTCGGAATGGTGCTGCTGCCGATCGCCTACCTGACGTTCTTCTTCATGATGAACTCAAAGCAGATTCTGGGCGAGCGGATTCCTACCGGCGGCAAACGTGTCGTCTGGAATATCGCGATGGGGATTGCCACCCTGCTGGCAACCTTTGGTTCGCTGTTCAGTATCAAATCCAGCAGCTTTGCCGGATACGGGTTTACCGCACTGGGGATCTTTATCGGACTGGCAATCGTGGTGCACTTTGTGCGCCAGCCCGCACCGGTTGAACAGCCCCCTGCGGCCGAATAA
- a CDS encoding DinB family protein produces the protein MSIDIATIPELLKFNRAMTLKILDEISEFSDPTSALTFRPGPGRAHIAWQIMHLGITEELFASQRLRSTDSSLTQWFDSYQKGSNASDEIPSIDTIRSVLSESRENVLDAISQITAADLETVPAGLSERGWTNQMALQILCWHEPHHQGQAHLTLNSWKAQQ, from the coding sequence ATGAGTATCGATATCGCCACGATCCCCGAACTGCTCAAGTTTAACCGGGCCATGACCTTAAAAATATTGGATGAAATCAGTGAGTTCTCCGATCCGACCAGCGCGCTGACCTTCCGACCTGGCCCCGGACGGGCACATATCGCCTGGCAGATTATGCATCTGGGCATCACGGAGGAGCTTTTCGCCTCACAGCGTCTGCGCTCAACGGATTCGTCCCTCACTCAATGGTTCGATTCGTACCAGAAGGGGAGTAACGCCAGCGACGAAATCCCCTCGATCGACACCATTCGTTCGGTACTGAGCGAATCCCGGGAAAATGTCCTCGATGCGATCTCGCAGATCACCGCAGCTGATCTGGAGACGGTTCCCGCAGGATTGAGCGAGCGTGGCTGGACCAATCAGATGGCGTTACAGATTCTCTGCTGGCATGAGCCACACCATCAGGGGCAGGCCCACTTAACACTGAACTCATGGAAAGCGCAACAGTAA